In a single window of the Nocardiopsis composta genome:
- a CDS encoding serine hydrolase — MFSRRVAAGVPPPRTSTPRRAVRASRVPARTAMAADNVHVSFGQGRHGGRGLGTAVRTHRGDYAPIGRFGWDGGTGASAYADPGNGLIGILLTRVGRSVPDPARLIHDF; from the coding sequence ATGTTCTCCAGGCGGGTGGCGGCCGGGGTGCCGCCGCCGAGGACGTCGACGCCCCGGCGGGCGGTCCGGGCGAGCCGGGTGCCGGCCCGGACCGCCATGGCCGCCGACAACGTCCACGTGTCGTTCGGCCAGGGCCGGCACGGAGGCCGGGGCCTCGGAACGGCCGTGCGCACCCACCGCGGCGACTACGCGCCCATCGGCCGGTTCGGCTGGGACGGCGGAACCGGTGCCTCGGCCTACGCCGACCCGGGCAACGGGCTCATCGGAATCCTGCTCACCCGGGTCGGGAGGTCCGTCCCGGACCCGGCACGGCTCATCCACGACTTCTAG
- a CDS encoding aldehyde dehydrogenase family protein, which translates to MRTDEKAGAAAADTAVDPRTAEPFGEPVPLSGPGEVAAAARAAAEAAPALDRAGRAFRAGLLRAAGEALEARRAEITAVADRETALGADRLGAELTRTVHQARHFAEVLEEGSYLEAAVDHAADTPLGPGPDLRRMLVPLGPVAVFGAANFPLAFSVPGGDTVSALAAGCPVVAKAHESHPQTSRLAFAVLAGASARPAAGRSRT; encoded by the coding sequence ATGAGGACCGACGAGAAGGCGGGGGCGGCGGCCGCGGACACCGCCGTGGACCCGCGCACCGCAGAGCCGTTCGGGGAGCCGGTGCCGCTCTCCGGCCCCGGGGAGGTCGCGGCGGCCGCGCGGGCCGCGGCGGAGGCCGCCCCCGCCCTGGACCGGGCCGGGCGGGCGTTCCGGGCCGGCCTGCTGCGCGCCGCCGGGGAGGCGCTGGAGGCGCGGCGCGCCGAGATCACCGCGGTCGCCGACCGGGAGACGGCGCTGGGCGCCGACCGGCTGGGCGCCGAGCTGACCCGGACCGTGCACCAGGCCCGGCACTTCGCCGAGGTGCTGGAAGAGGGGTCCTACCTGGAGGCGGCGGTCGACCATGCCGCGGACACACCGCTGGGCCCGGGGCCGGACCTGCGGCGGATGCTGGTGCCGCTCGGCCCGGTCGCGGTGTTCGGCGCGGCCAACTTCCCGCTGGCGTTCTCGGTGCCCGGCGGCGACACGGTGTCGGCGCTGGCCGCGGGCTGCCCGGTGGTGGCCAAGGCGCACGAGTCGCACCCGCAGACGTCCCGGCTGGCCTTCGCGGTGCTGGCCGGGGCGTCCGCCCGGCCTGCGGCAGGGAGGAGCAGGACGTGA
- a CDS encoding proline racemase family protein — MRAARYFSAVDSHTEGMPTRVITGGVAPVPGATMAERRAHFVEHLDHIRELLVNEPRGHPAMSGAILQPPLRPDADWGVLYIEVSGCLPMCGHGTIGVATVLVETGMVQVTEPVTRVRLDTPAGLVTAEVAVEDGRAAAVTIRNVPSFSLELDASVHVPGLGEVGYDMAYGGNFYAMVAAEKLGIPFDKAAKDDMMQAGLAVMAAINEQNRPVHPADPGISGCKHVQITAPGRGGSDARNAMVIHPGWFDRSPCGTGTSARMAQLHARGELPLGRDFVNESLLGTRFTGRLVEETEAGGVPAVVPTVTGSAWITGMGQYLLDPRDPFPRGFTL, encoded by the coding sequence ATGCGCGCCGCACGCTACTTCTCCGCGGTCGACTCGCACACCGAGGGCATGCCGACCCGGGTGATCACCGGGGGCGTGGCACCCGTCCCCGGGGCGACCATGGCAGAGCGCCGCGCCCACTTCGTCGAGCACCTCGACCACATCCGCGAGCTGCTGGTCAACGAGCCGCGCGGGCACCCGGCGATGAGCGGGGCGATCCTGCAGCCGCCGCTGCGCCCCGACGCCGACTGGGGCGTCCTCTACATCGAGGTCTCCGGCTGCCTGCCGATGTGCGGGCACGGCACCATCGGGGTGGCCACCGTGCTGGTGGAGACCGGGATGGTGCAGGTCACCGAGCCCGTCACCCGGGTCCGGCTGGACACCCCGGCCGGACTGGTCACCGCCGAGGTCGCGGTCGAGGACGGCCGCGCCGCCGCGGTCACCATCCGCAACGTCCCGTCGTTCTCCCTGGAACTGGACGCCTCGGTGCACGTCCCCGGCCTCGGCGAGGTCGGCTACGACATGGCCTACGGCGGCAACTTCTACGCCATGGTGGCCGCCGAGAAGCTCGGCATCCCCTTCGACAAGGCCGCCAAGGACGACATGATGCAGGCCGGGCTGGCGGTCATGGCGGCGATCAACGAGCAGAACCGGCCCGTCCACCCCGCCGACCCCGGCATCTCCGGGTGCAAGCACGTGCAGATCACCGCGCCGGGCCGGGGCGGTTCCGACGCCCGCAACGCGATGGTCATCCACCCGGGCTGGTTCGACCGGTCGCCCTGCGGCACCGGCACCAGCGCCCGGATGGCCCAGCTGCACGCGCGCGGCGAACTGCCGCTGGGCCGCGACTTCGTCAACGAGTCGCTGCTGGGCACCCGGTTCACCGGGCGCCTGGTGGAGGAGACCGAGGCCGGCGGGGTGCCGGCCGTGGTGCCCACGGTGACCGGCAGCGCCTGGATCACCGGCATGGGCCAGTACCTCCTCGACCCCCGGGACCCGTTCCCCCGGGGCTTCACCCTCTAG
- a CDS encoding (2Fe-2S)-binding protein, with product MGEVLKIRVDGEEVAAEPGQTVAGVLLGMGRRSWRTTRGGGRPRGVFCGIGVCFDCLVVVNGVPDVRACRRRVADGDDVRVQHGAELPS from the coding sequence GTGGGTGAGGTACTGAAGATCAGGGTGGACGGCGAGGAGGTCGCCGCCGAGCCCGGCCAGACCGTGGCCGGGGTGCTGCTCGGGATGGGGCGCCGATCCTGGCGCACCACCCGGGGCGGAGGCAGGCCGCGCGGAGTGTTCTGCGGGATCGGCGTCTGCTTCGACTGCCTGGTGGTGGTCAACGGGGTGCCCGACGTGCGGGCCTGCCGGCGCCGGGTCGCCGACGGCGACGACGTCCGCGTCCAGCACGGGGCGGAGCTGCCGTCCTGA
- a CDS encoding NAD(P)/FAD-dependent oxidoreductase produces MSRETARVTVVGAGPAGLAAARAAAAAGAGVLLIDSEPAPGGQYLRRDALAGAGGSARRDRATALPAGVEHLPDTAVWAVEPAPGGGRRLHLRTGPADAPGRRGRTVDAAALVLATGAHDRALPFPGWDLPGVYTAGAAQALAKEQRIAVGRRVLLAGTGPFLLPVAGSLIGAGARVRAVLEAGEPVTGWLRDPAGLAAGAGKLGELAGHLALLARHRVPYRPRTAVAEAHGDGAVRAATTVRLDRDWNPVPGTERTVEADAVCVGFGFTPRTELAVAAGCAMADGFAVVDAAQATSVPGVFAAGELTGIGGADLAAAEGEVAGAAAARLLGHDARPPLRALRRVRRGRRFAAALAAAHPVRPG; encoded by the coding sequence ATGAGCCGCGAGACCGCCCGCGTCACCGTGGTCGGCGCCGGGCCCGCCGGCCTGGCCGCCGCCCGGGCCGCCGCCGCGGCCGGGGCCGGCGTCCTGCTGATCGACTCCGAGCCCGCCCCCGGCGGCCAGTACCTGCGCCGCGACGCGCTCGCCGGCGCCGGCGGATCCGCGCGCCGCGACCGCGCCACCGCCCTGCCCGCAGGGGTGGAGCACCTGCCCGACACCGCCGTCTGGGCCGTCGAACCCGCCCCCGGCGGAGGGCGCCGGCTGCACCTGCGCACCGGCCCCGCCGACGCCCCCGGGCGGCGCGGGCGCACCGTGGACGCCGCGGCCCTGGTGCTGGCCACCGGCGCGCACGACCGCGCGCTGCCGTTCCCCGGCTGGGACCTGCCCGGCGTCTACACCGCCGGCGCCGCCCAGGCGCTCGCCAAGGAGCAGCGGATCGCGGTGGGCCGCCGGGTGCTGCTCGCCGGGACCGGGCCGTTCCTGCTGCCCGTCGCCGGCTCGCTGATCGGCGCCGGCGCCCGGGTGAGGGCCGTCCTGGAGGCGGGGGAACCGGTCACCGGCTGGCTGCGCGACCCCGCCGGCCTCGCCGCCGGGGCCGGCAAACTCGGCGAGCTCGCCGGCCACCTCGCCCTGCTGGCCCGGCACCGCGTCCCCTACCGGCCGCGCACCGCGGTCGCCGAGGCGCACGGCGACGGCGCCGTGCGGGCCGCCACCACCGTGCGCCTGGACCGGGACTGGAACCCGGTCCCGGGCACCGAGCGGACCGTCGAGGCGGACGCGGTCTGCGTCGGCTTCGGCTTCACCCCGCGCACCGAGCTCGCCGTCGCCGCCGGCTGCGCCATGGCCGACGGGTTCGCGGTGGTCGACGCCGCCCAGGCCACCTCGGTGCCCGGGGTGTTCGCCGCCGGGGAGCTCACCGGCATCGGCGGCGCCGACCTGGCCGCGGCCGAGGGCGAGGTCGCCGGGGCGGCCGCCGCCCGGCTGCTCGGACACGACGCCCGGCCGCCGCTGCGCGCGCTGCGCCGGGTGCGCCGCGGCCGCAGGTTCGCCGCCGCGCTCGCCGCCGCCCACCCGGTCCGCCCCGGCTAG
- a CDS encoding MerR family transcriptional regulator — MKIGEASRVSGVSARSLRHYEDEGLILPGRIGNGYRDYCRSTIDRVLIIRSLLESGLPVRLIREVLPRLADGAGGGTGAPCAEFVQEVQSYRDRLAARIAELSAQQSALDAYLREARRPDR, encoded by the coding sequence ATGAAGATCGGTGAGGCCTCCAGAGTCAGCGGCGTGAGCGCGAGGTCGCTGCGGCACTACGAGGACGAGGGCCTGATCCTCCCCGGCCGTATCGGCAACGGCTACCGCGACTACTGCCGGTCGACCATCGACCGGGTCCTGATCATCCGCTCACTGCTGGAGTCCGGGCTTCCCGTGCGGTTGATCAGGGAGGTCCTGCCCCGCCTCGCGGACGGAGCCGGCGGCGGGACGGGGGCGCCGTGCGCGGAGTTCGTACAGGAGGTGCAGAGCTACCGCGATCGACTCGCCGCGCGCATCGCCGAGCTCAGCGCCCAGCAGTCGGCCCTCGACGCCTACTTGCGGGAGGCGCGCCGCCCGGACCGATGA
- a CDS encoding DnaJ family domain-containing protein has translation MTERKPAGMEFESWVDKMVREATERGEFDDLPGAGKPIPDIDRPRDDLWWVRKKVQEEGVAPLPRALQVRKEAEEARAAAVGARTEAEARRIIEEVNETIVETVRTPQSGPALNMMPFDVEQIVAEWRERNGRGR, from the coding sequence GTGACCGAGCGCAAACCGGCGGGGATGGAGTTCGAGAGCTGGGTGGACAAGATGGTCCGCGAGGCCACCGAGCGCGGCGAGTTCGACGACCTGCCCGGCGCCGGCAAGCCCATCCCGGACATCGACCGGCCCCGCGACGACCTGTGGTGGGTCCGCAAGAAGGTGCAGGAGGAGGGGGTGGCCCCGCTGCCCCGCGCCCTCCAGGTCCGCAAGGAGGCCGAGGAGGCGCGCGCCGCCGCGGTCGGCGCCCGCACCGAGGCCGAGGCCCGGCGGATCATCGAGGAGGTCAACGAGACCATCGTCGAGACGGTGAGGACGCCGCAGTCCGGTCCGGCGCTGAACATGATGCCGTTCGACGTGGAGCAGATCGTCGCCGAGTGGCGGGAGCGCAACGGCCGGGGCCGCTGA
- a CDS encoding dihydrodipicolinate synthase family protein, translating into MTEERLDGVIVATALPYAEDPAAPAGLRVDLDRYAEHCRWLVQSGCRGVGPNGSLGEYSSLTAEERRAVARTAIEAVGGDGVVVVGVHGVGAHQAREWAEKAAEDGADGVLCLPPTMYRANDAEVVHHFEQVAAVGLPVMAYNNPIDTKVDMEPALVAEIAAIDNVVAVKEFSGDVRRVLELRERAPGLNVVAGADDVALEALLMGATGWFAGFPNVFPAESARLYELALAGKLEEARALYEPLVAAFRWDSRTEFVQAIKHGMDMVGRYGGPCRPPRGPLAPDALAALEADMRRAIDHLTANPAA; encoded by the coding sequence ATGACCGAAGAGAGACTGGACGGCGTCATCGTCGCCACCGCACTGCCCTACGCGGAGGACCCCGCGGCGCCCGCCGGGCTCCGCGTCGACCTGGACCGCTACGCCGAGCACTGCCGCTGGCTCGTGCAGAGCGGCTGCCGCGGCGTCGGCCCCAACGGCTCCCTCGGCGAGTACTCCTCGCTGACCGCCGAGGAGCGGCGGGCCGTGGCGCGCACCGCGATCGAGGCGGTCGGCGGCGACGGCGTCGTCGTGGTCGGCGTGCACGGCGTCGGCGCGCACCAGGCCCGGGAATGGGCGGAGAAGGCCGCCGAGGACGGCGCCGACGGCGTACTGTGCCTGCCGCCGACCATGTACCGGGCCAACGACGCCGAAGTGGTGCACCACTTCGAGCAGGTGGCCGCGGTCGGCCTGCCGGTGATGGCCTACAACAACCCGATCGACACCAAGGTCGACATGGAGCCCGCGCTGGTCGCCGAGATCGCCGCGATCGACAACGTCGTCGCGGTCAAGGAGTTCTCCGGCGACGTGCGCCGGGTGCTGGAACTGCGCGAACGCGCCCCCGGGCTGAACGTGGTGGCCGGCGCCGACGACGTCGCCCTGGAGGCGCTGCTGATGGGCGCCACCGGCTGGTTCGCCGGGTTCCCCAACGTCTTCCCGGCCGAGTCGGCCCGCCTGTACGAGCTGGCGCTGGCCGGGAAGCTGGAGGAGGCGCGGGCGCTGTACGAGCCGCTGGTCGCCGCGTTCCGCTGGGACTCGCGCACCGAGTTCGTGCAGGCCATCAAGCACGGCATGGACATGGTCGGCCGGTACGGCGGCCCGTGCCGTCCACCGCGCGGCCCGCTCGCCCCGGACGCGCTCGCCGCCCTGGAGGCCGACATGCGCCGCGCCATCGACCACCTGACCGCGAACCCGGCGGCCTGA
- a CDS encoding helix-turn-helix domain-containing protein codes for MVRERSGRVLAANLRALREKAGLSLSELARRSDIAKGTLSQLESGSGNPTLETVFSLSNALEVPVSSLLAEHGDPDAVLVRSADVEEFSGDAVDLRMLRRLDLSDATFELYDQRIRPGDKQYSDGHPGREHHIVTRGVLRLGPVDGPYELGPGDYVCFSADRPHSYEALGEETVTSVLLLEYPAGPIRAGRACSAAVRTRRA; via the coding sequence GTGGTCCGAGAACGGAGCGGCCGAGTGCTCGCGGCCAACCTGCGGGCGCTGCGGGAGAAGGCGGGGCTGTCGCTGTCCGAGCTGGCCCGCCGGTCGGACATCGCCAAGGGGACGCTGTCCCAGCTGGAGTCCGGGTCGGGCAACCCCACGCTCGAAACGGTGTTCAGTCTGTCGAACGCCTTGGAGGTGCCGGTCTCCTCGCTGCTGGCCGAGCACGGCGACCCCGACGCCGTGCTGGTCCGCTCCGCCGACGTGGAGGAGTTCAGCGGGGACGCCGTCGACCTGCGGATGCTGCGCCGGCTGGACCTCTCCGACGCCACCTTCGAACTCTACGACCAGCGCATCCGGCCGGGGGACAAGCAGTACTCCGACGGCCACCCCGGGCGCGAGCACCACATCGTCACCCGGGGGGTGCTCCGGCTGGGTCCGGTGGACGGCCCCTACGAGCTCGGCCCCGGCGACTACGTGTGCTTCTCCGCGGACCGCCCGCACTCCTACGAGGCGCTAGGGGAGGAGACCGTCACCTCGGTCCTGCTGCTCGAATACCCGGCGGGCCCGATCCGGGCCGGGCGGGCCTGCTCCGCGGCCGTCCGCACCCGTCGGGCCTGA
- a CDS encoding alanine/glycine:cation symporter family protein encodes MQILVAINDWLWNPLVVLALGLGLTFTMLTRGVQFRLLPEMIRQIRSGKSGGSDAEEGISPFQALMLTLSSRIGVGNIAGVATAIAAGGPGALVWMAVMALVGAALAFVESTLAQIYKRKVDGRLWGGIPYYIERGLGRKWLAAVAAATALSLYGLLAPGIQANNITAAVHTATNVSPWISGAVITAAFAYIVFGGRKRIVAVADTLVPVMAVGYIVAAVVVLAANAPALPGAVWQILTSAFGAHAVFGGIVGSAVAWGVRRALFSNVAGVGEGTYGSAAADVSHPVKQGLVQGFSIYIDTLFVCMATGLMIVVTGSFNVQTADGRVLAENLPGTEAGPAYTQEAVGSVLSGAGPGFIAVAITLFAFTTLVAFYYIADTNLTYLSARTGVRPGARLALRLAMTAVTMYASVQSADLIWAVGDVGYASLAWVNMVCLIFLAKPALAALRDYDAQRRRGLDPVFDPEAAGVRGADYWTGQDAPARRAARRSAEPPREP; translated from the coding sequence ATGCAAATCCTCGTCGCGATCAACGACTGGCTGTGGAACCCCCTGGTGGTGCTCGCCCTCGGGCTGGGCCTCACCTTCACCATGCTCACCAGGGGAGTGCAGTTCCGGCTGCTGCCGGAGATGATCCGCCAGATCCGCTCCGGCAAGAGCGGCGGCTCCGATGCGGAGGAGGGCATCTCCCCCTTCCAGGCGCTGATGCTGACCCTGTCCAGCCGGATCGGCGTCGGCAACATCGCCGGGGTGGCCACCGCCATCGCCGCCGGCGGCCCCGGCGCCCTGGTCTGGATGGCGGTGATGGCGCTGGTCGGCGCCGCCCTCGCGTTCGTCGAGTCGACGCTCGCCCAGATCTACAAGAGGAAGGTCGACGGCCGGCTGTGGGGCGGCATCCCCTACTACATCGAACGCGGCCTGGGAAGGAAGTGGCTGGCCGCAGTGGCGGCGGCGACCGCGCTCAGCCTCTACGGGCTGCTCGCCCCCGGCATCCAGGCCAACAACATCACCGCCGCCGTGCACACCGCCACCAACGTCAGCCCGTGGATCAGCGGCGCCGTGATCACCGCGGCCTTCGCCTACATCGTGTTCGGCGGGCGCAAGCGGATCGTCGCCGTCGCCGACACCCTGGTGCCGGTCATGGCGGTCGGCTACATCGTCGCCGCGGTCGTGGTGCTCGCGGCCAACGCCCCGGCGCTGCCCGGCGCCGTCTGGCAGATCCTGACCAGCGCCTTCGGCGCGCACGCCGTGTTCGGCGGGATCGTCGGTTCGGCCGTCGCCTGGGGCGTGCGCCGCGCGCTCTTCTCCAACGTCGCCGGCGTCGGCGAGGGCACCTACGGCTCGGCCGCCGCCGACGTGTCGCACCCGGTCAAGCAGGGCCTGGTGCAGGGCTTCTCCATCTACATCGACACGCTCTTCGTGTGCATGGCGACCGGCCTGATGATCGTGGTCACCGGCAGCTTCAACGTGCAGACCGCCGACGGCCGGGTGCTGGCCGAGAACCTGCCCGGCACCGAGGCCGGACCCGCCTACACCCAGGAGGCGGTCGGCTCGGTGCTGTCCGGTGCCGGCCCCGGGTTCATCGCGGTGGCCATCACGCTGTTCGCGTTCACCACCCTGGTCGCCTTCTACTACATCGCCGACACCAACCTGACCTACCTGTCGGCGCGCACCGGGGTGCGCCCCGGCGCCCGGCTGGCCCTGCGGCTGGCGATGACCGCGGTGACGATGTACGCCTCGGTGCAGTCCGCGGACCTGATCTGGGCCGTCGGCGACGTCGGCTACGCCTCGCTGGCCTGGGTGAACATGGTCTGCCTGATCTTCCTGGCCAAGCCGGCCCTGGCCGCGCTGCGCGACTACGACGCCCAGCGCCGCCGCGGCCTGGACCCGGTGTTCGACCCGGAGGCGGCGGGCGTCCGCGGCGCCGACTACTGGACCGGCCAGGACGCGCCGGCCCGGCGCGCCGCCCGGCGGTCCGCCGAGCCGCCCCGCGAACCGTGA
- a CDS encoding NAD(P)/FAD-dependent oxidoreductase → MNASEGWCGVQRHPDVVVVGAGVIGAACAEALSAAGLRVAVVDRGAPASGTTAAGEGNVLVSDKEPGPELELAKASRRLWPGLLAGLAEEIGPQAAEAEWEPKGGLVVAIGGESAAPLADFAAAQRTAGVRAEEITPEAAFDLEPHLTREVAAAVHYPDDAQLQPVLAAAALLAAVRARGGEVRPGTAALGVERTAAGEVAGLRTAAGTIPCGAVVNACGPWSGEFSAAAGAPVDVRPRRGMVLVTAPLPPGTVRRKVYDADYVGAVASDGADLQTSTVVESTRAGTVLIGSSRQRAGFDGTVRVDVLRAIAAKAAALFPVLARVPVMRAYGGFRPYAPDHLPVIGSDLRLPGLWHATGHEGAGIGLAAATGRLLADLFTGAPPVVDPAPFRADRPALTAEAVL, encoded by the coding sequence ATGAACGCAAGTGAGGGGTGGTGCGGCGTGCAGCGGCATCCGGACGTCGTGGTGGTGGGGGCGGGGGTGATCGGCGCGGCCTGCGCCGAGGCGCTCAGCGCCGCCGGCCTGCGGGTGGCCGTGGTCGACCGGGGCGCACCCGCCTCCGGCACCACCGCGGCCGGCGAGGGCAACGTGCTCGTCTCGGACAAGGAGCCCGGTCCCGAACTGGAGCTGGCCAAGGCCTCCCGGCGGCTCTGGCCCGGACTCCTGGCCGGCCTCGCCGAAGAGATCGGCCCGCAGGCCGCCGAGGCCGAATGGGAGCCCAAGGGCGGCCTGGTCGTCGCAATCGGCGGGGAGTCCGCCGCGCCGCTGGCCGACTTCGCCGCGGCCCAGCGCACCGCCGGGGTCCGCGCCGAGGAGATCACCCCCGAGGCCGCCTTCGACCTGGAGCCCCACCTGACCCGCGAGGTCGCCGCCGCCGTGCACTACCCCGACGACGCCCAGCTCCAGCCGGTGCTCGCCGCCGCCGCACTGCTCGCCGCGGTCCGCGCCCGCGGCGGCGAGGTCCGCCCCGGGACCGCGGCCCTGGGGGTCGAGCGCACCGCCGCCGGGGAGGTCGCCGGCCTGCGCACCGCCGCCGGGACCATCCCGTGCGGGGCGGTGGTGAACGCCTGCGGCCCCTGGTCCGGGGAGTTCTCCGCGGCGGCCGGGGCCCCGGTCGACGTCCGGCCGCGCCGCGGCATGGTGCTGGTGACGGCCCCGCTGCCGCCCGGCACCGTGCGCCGCAAGGTCTACGACGCCGACTATGTGGGCGCGGTCGCCAGCGACGGCGCCGACCTGCAGACCTCCACCGTGGTGGAGTCCACCCGCGCCGGAACCGTGCTCATCGGCTCCAGCCGGCAGCGCGCAGGCTTCGACGGCACCGTCCGCGTCGACGTGCTGCGCGCCATCGCGGCCAAGGCCGCCGCGCTCTTCCCGGTGCTCGCCCGGGTCCCGGTGATGCGGGCCTACGGCGGCTTCCGCCCCTACGCCCCCGACCACCTACCGGTCATCGGCTCCGACCTGCGGCTGCCCGGCCTGTGGCACGCCACCGGCCACGAGGGCGCCGGCATCGGCCTGGCCGCGGCCACCGGCAGGCTCCTGGCCGACCTGTTCACCGGCGCCCCGCCGGTCGTCGACCCGGCCCCGTTCCGGGCGGACCGCCCGGCGCTGACCGCGGAGGCGGTGCTCTGA
- a CDS encoding (2Fe-2S)-binding protein, translating into MVCRCEEVGRAELVGAARTRQAVGTRSLKLATRVGLGPCQGRICARNAAELVGDPGLADGFARRPIAAPVRLGELAEDPAAGAAPGTAEG; encoded by the coding sequence CTGGTCTGCCGGTGCGAGGAGGTCGGCCGGGCCGAGCTCGTCGGCGCGGCCCGCACCCGCCAGGCGGTCGGCACCCGGTCGCTGAAACTGGCCACCCGCGTCGGGCTGGGCCCGTGCCAGGGCCGCATCTGCGCCCGCAACGCCGCCGAACTGGTCGGCGACCCCGGGCTGGCGGACGGCTTCGCCCGCCGCCCGATCGCCGCCCCCGTACGCCTCGGCGAACTGGCCGAGGACCCCGCGGCCGGTGCGGCTCCGGGCACGGCGGAGGGCTGA
- a CDS encoding zinc-binding dehydrogenase: METNERRHGPEQTMRALVQHSHRGPKDLRLSTARRRPAPGPGEYLIRVGAAGINFADVMQARGAYGGGPRAPYTAGFEAAGEIVGIGAEVAHPLPLGSHVVGTGPGAFAQYMTAPAAQVLPVPSGWTDAEALGMVLNWATALAALKPLGGVEAGEAVLVHAAAGGVGQAAVRLARHYGARVVATASPAKHDVVKALGADEVLDGARPDLAAETIRLTGGVDLVLESVGQATFPASLAVAKPFLGRVVVFGAASGDADLNTHDLVFRHQVQVKGLHIGALAAEAPALYRTVLTEIEALIADGVYPPGTPRVHPLAEGPRALLDLEAGRTSGKHALDPWR; this comes from the coding sequence ATGGAGACCAACGAACGGCGGCACGGCCCCGAGCAGACGATGCGGGCCCTGGTCCAGCACTCGCACCGCGGTCCGAAGGACCTGCGGCTCAGCACCGCCCGTCGCCGCCCCGCCCCGGGCCCGGGCGAGTACCTGATCCGCGTCGGCGCCGCCGGAATCAACTTCGCGGACGTCATGCAGGCCCGCGGAGCCTACGGCGGCGGCCCGCGGGCGCCCTACACGGCGGGGTTCGAAGCCGCCGGCGAGATCGTGGGCATCGGAGCGGAGGTCGCGCACCCCCTCCCGCTCGGCAGCCACGTCGTGGGGACCGGTCCCGGCGCCTTCGCCCAGTACATGACGGCGCCGGCCGCGCAGGTGCTTCCCGTCCCGTCCGGCTGGACGGACGCCGAGGCCCTCGGCATGGTGCTGAACTGGGCGACCGCACTGGCGGCGCTGAAGCCGCTGGGCGGGGTCGAGGCCGGTGAGGCGGTGCTCGTTCACGCCGCGGCCGGGGGAGTGGGGCAGGCCGCGGTCCGTCTCGCGCGCCACTACGGTGCACGGGTGGTCGCCACGGCCTCCCCGGCCAAGCACGACGTCGTCAAGGCGCTCGGCGCCGACGAGGTCCTGGACGGAGCGCGCCCCGACCTGGCCGCCGAGACGATCCGGTTGACCGGCGGCGTCGATCTGGTTCTGGAGTCCGTGGGACAGGCCACGTTCCCCGCCAGCCTGGCGGTCGCCAAGCCCTTCCTCGGCCGGGTGGTCGTCTTCGGTGCGGCCTCCGGCGATGCCGACCTGAACACGCACGACCTGGTCTTCAGGCATCAGGTGCAGGTCAAGGGCCTGCATATCGGGGCGCTGGCGGCCGAGGCGCCTGCCCTCTACCGGACCGTGCTCACCGAGATCGAGGCGCTCATCGCCGACGGCGTCTACCCGCCGGGCACCCCCCGCGTCCACCCCCTGGCCGAGGGGCCGCGGGCACTGCTGGACCTCGAAGCGGGCAGGACCAGCGGCAAGCACGCCCTCGATCCGTGGCGCTAG